One Pyxicephalus adspersus chromosome 3, UCB_Pads_2.0, whole genome shotgun sequence genomic window carries:
- the NOG gene encoding noggin, with amino-acid sequence MDHPQCLVTLYALVVFLGLRIDQAVGQHYLHIRPAPSEKLPLVDLIEHPDPIFDPKEKDLNETELRTLLGGHFDPNFMAINLPEERLGVEDLAELDLLLRQKPSGAMPAEIKGLEFYEGLQGKKHKLSKKLRRKLQMWLWSQTFCPVLYTWSDLGIRFWPRYMKVGSCYTKRSCSVPEGMVCKVSKSMHLTILRWRCQRRALQRCTWIPIQYPIISECKCSC; translated from the coding sequence ATGGATCATCCCCAGTGCCTTGTGACTCTGTACGCCTTGGTGGTCTTCCTGGGACTGAGAATAGACCAAGCGGTGGGCCAGCACTATCTGCACATCAGACCTGCACCCAGCGAAAAGCTGCCCCTGGTAGACCTGATCGAGCACCCGGATCCTATCTTTGACCCCAAGGAGAAGGATCTCAACGAGACCGAGCTGAGGACTCTCTTGGGTGGCCACTTCGACCCCAACTTCATGGCCATCAACTTGCCCGAGGAAAGGCTAGGCGTGGAGGACCTGGCAGAATTGGACCTACTTCTTAGGCAAAAGCCCTCTGGGGCCATGCCAGCTGAAATCAAAGGCCTGGAGTTCTATGAGGGTCTGCAGGGCAAAAAACATAAACTGAGCAAGAAGCTGAGGAGGAAGCTTCAGATGTGGCTGTGGTCCCAGACCTTCTGCCCGGTCCTATACACGTGGAGTGACTTGGGCATCAGGTTTTGGCCCAGATACATGAAAGTGGGCAGCTGCTACACTAAGAGGTCTTGTTCTGTACCGGAGGGGATGGTTTGTAAAGTCTCCAAGTCCATGCATTTGACCATCTTAAGGTGGAGATGCCAACGTAGGGCATTGCAGCGCTGCACGTGGATACCTATACAGTACCCAATCATATCTGAATGCAAGTGCTCATGCTAA